One Bacillus sp. FJAT-52991 genomic region harbors:
- a CDS encoding YuiB family protein, which yields MHIAVVIVSMLLFFVLFFGIGFLLNMLLRMTWVMAFLYPIVTIMIVDEVSTFDYIFNASEAFSALGTKLSSLHAVDITILSSGFLGAITSGIAMRILRQKGYQMF from the coding sequence ATGCATATTGCGGTTGTAATTGTTTCGATGTTGCTATTTTTCGTATTATTTTTCGGAATTGGCTTCTTATTAAATATGTTGTTACGGATGACGTGGGTGATGGCGTTTCTTTATCCAATTGTAACCATTATGATTGTGGATGAGGTCAGCACCTTTGACTATATTTTTAACGCAAGTGAAGCGTTTTCTGCTTTAGGAACAAAACTCTCTTCATTGCATGCTGTAGACATTACGATTCTATCAAGCGGTTTTCTTGGCGCCATTACTTCAGGAATTGCGATGCGCATTCTTCGCCAAAAAGGCTATCAAATGTTTTAA